A region of the Lepisosteus oculatus isolate fLepOcu1 chromosome 26, fLepOcu1.hap2, whole genome shotgun sequence genome:
CTAAGTTAGAATAAGGAATGCAAAAGGTCTGATAACTGTGAAAGGGTGACTGTTCTTAAACTGTCCATGGTTCTCTATTTGCAAGGACAGGAATAAGTGGTGAAAAGACGCTTGGGCAAAGGTTTTTCTTATTAGAAGTTTGATAGATAGGGTTCAGTGGTTTAGTGGGGTTCTGTGGCAAAGGCATTCATTGTTGTCAGGCTGCATCAAGCCATCAGTTTTCGCAGTGAAAGAAAAGTTTCAGAGAAAGATCAGTTTGGCACAGAAGATCTGGGAGTGGGCAGAAGGAAATAACGTGAGACTGGACTCACACCTTACACCTGCCTGCACATGTCTCATATAACAAAGAGGCAGCCCAACCCTATACTATGTGcagattattttaaacattatattCTCTCCAATGACATCCTCAACTCTGATGATGTATCTGAAAAGGTCATCAGAAAATTACTACTACTCACACCCTGATTAATCTTGCATTCCTTCTTCCTTTCTAAGCATGGGTGGAGATGGTACACTAaagcaaaatcatttttaagcCCTATTGTGATGCAGTTTTGAGCAAAACATAATGCACAATGAAAAGCTAGGTGTACCCTCAACAATTTACTTTAGTTTATCTCCttgttgtattttctgttcAAACTGATCTTCCACCTTGAAGCTTGATcacattattgttattttgtatCACTCAAAACACAGACAATGCCATCCCCTGCATTTCAATGGTTTGGCGGTTGAGAAAAAGTCTGTGGGTCACTAATACACAGGTAATACCCTGTTTCTCTCAGATGTCTCCCAGTCCCTAGAATTCATGGCGAATCAGATTTGATATCCTCAACATTTTACACTTGGTCCTATATATTTGCACTGGGTCCTGGGGAGGTTTAGATGTGATAGAATAACAAAAACTGTGGTTTGCATGTGCATTGTGCCACCCCAGACGATTCCCCTTTTTATAACGATGCACAGCAATCATTCTGCAAGAACAGCCCCACCACATAGTTGGTCAGGTGAAGAAGTGATAAATCATGTCAGCCGTTGAATTAAAGAAGAAATTTCTGTGGAGGCATGCCAGAATGCACAAGCCCAAACAGGAATTTAGTCAGTTCACCTCAGTTTACACCTCTACTTACCTTAAGGAAAGTAGATTGTGTTGAGTtgtatttgttaaataaatgCAGTCTTATTTGTGACTGCGAGCAGACAGGACAAGCTCCTCTGTGACCCCttgtcctctcacacacacacttctcTGACACTAGGTGTTTTTTGCcatagtgtttgttttttttgctgtagtttTGCTGTTTCTCACATCTCTCTCGCAACAGTCTCTCTAACATGACTGTACGCGCTACTGCAGCACCTGTCGGTCCTGTGGCGCACCCACTAACTAACACACCTGTGTATTGTGAGCTGCACCTGTGTGAAGACACTGATCGATAATTACTCTGTGAGTGGAGTTACACATGTCCTGTTTAACAACAATTCTTAAATGGTGTGGTTGCCTATGGCTCACaacaaaaacagacagaaaCAAGTAACAGAAAAGTACAATTTTACCGATCATACAGGTTTATCAACAATCTAGTTATAGAATCCAAAGAGCATAACATATTTTCATTTGAACTTCATATATTCATTTATCTTTCTTTTACCAGCGGAGTTTAAGGAGTTTCTCTCTCAGACATAAGGCCAGGCTGGATTCAATGACTTTCAAAGAGTTTTCAGAGTTAACATTTAGATACATCATCATACACAGAATCCTGTTTTCTTTACAACTCAATAGCCAAGATGCATGATTTATGctatatagtaaaaaaaaaacttttccctttgtttttctgtgatacTGAATGATAATGGGCTCAAATTCAGATTAATGATTTGTGGCCCAGCTGTGTTCACGTGTTAAAGCCCTTCCAATTAACTCAGTGGAATTTATCTGAGCTGAGCCTAATTAATCATATGTAtctaaaatcatttttgttctttgaCTAATATACAACTTTCAATACTCCCCATTGTGCATCTACACAAAGACAATTTCTgtttgtcagtctgtctgtctgttcaTCCACCCTCTGACCagataaaatcaaattaaaggTAGGTTAACGTTAGGATAGCTCAACATTGTTAGTTATTGCTTGGTATGGtaattaaatctgaaatctAATTGTAGAGTGAGTCATGTAATTGTTAAGTGTTGTCTGTTTTGTATTAGCCTTCAGAACCTCATTAATTCACTTCAGTTAAAATGAGGTTACACTCTGATTAAAGGGTCTTTTCTGATTTACCTGGCAAGAGCTGTCAATCTTCTATGGAAACACGGTAATTGTCTATTTCCTACGGTTTTGGGTGGGACATAGTGGATCCCACGTCCATGTCCTCTGATACAATCACCATTATTTGTAGGCAAGGAACCGCTGCTAAGATTTTTCACAGTTGTCTATATGAGATACTCAGTTATTGGCCTTCTTGTATCTATACTGTGTCTGTTGTAGAATGCCCATCACCTTCTCCCATATCGCAGTGTGAGAAGGTGGAAGTGCCAGCAAATGTAAATGGATCATTGAAGGCACGGAAATTAAACACACAATGAGAATTAACTCAGTATGCAAGCTGCTTAAATCTCTGATCTTTGCAGTGACTTCAGTGGAGTACACCCCAGAGATCACCGCCTACAACATGGCTGGAAGGGTTACTGGCACCACGATGGTAATGAAACAGCCCAGGTGCTACTTTGACAACCAGCTCCTTCTGCCCTGCACCCCAGATAAATGTGAGATATGGCTGGTGGCCGCTGTAGGCTCAGGTGAGTAGCGATCCtgcttaatttaatctcttGAGTATTCCAGAGGAATGAAAAAATTGAGTGTCCACCAAGTTAGAGCAAGCACTCGCCATGTAAAAGACACTCTTCACGAAATGTGTGTGGATTTTGCTGCTGCAGGAAACTCCCAGGGCCAGCATAGACTAAGGATGAATGggaaaggttgccatttcagaaaaaaaaacacatgtaatGGTCTGTTTAATCTGACATGGACACAGGCTGTGCAGTCAGACCACCTGAATGAACGGGTAGCACCCAGAACTGGTTCACTACCATACAGTTTCTAAATTTCTAGAGGATTACTGTTTGTGTTTGGGAGTAGAGTTCTGCCCCAGTGGGCAGAAATCGGAGTTTGGAGTTATAGTTAGGATAACGGTAAGGATGTATGTGGCCTGTGAAATAGTATTTCCTTGTACCGAGTGTCAAAGTCTCCCTTTCACAGAGCAGTAGGAAGGATGGAACTCGGCttgaaaaatcaaaagaaaatggaTCTAAACTTATAAACAGGGGAGGAACAAAAGAAAAGATGAGCATAAAATAGGCAGCAAAAAACTCTTTTTTGCGATTCTGGTACTCATGCGAAGTGAAACTACAATTTCCTCCAGGAGTTTATTAAAAAGATCCAGAGTCTGGCCCGCTACAGCTTGGTGGGGAAGCCTGTGCCAGTTACCAGCAACTCTTTGTGCAAAGAAGTGTTTCGGATTGTTTATAATAAACAAATTCCCTTTTAGTTTCCAATTGTGACCTGTGTCCCCCTCGCACTCCTGACTTTGAAACAGTCCCCTGGGTTGTCTGTCTCTGCATCACTTGGTATTTTGCATCTACATAAAATCTCTTTTCAATCACCTTTGCTCACCAGATTTTACACCTCTAGCCTGTCCATGTATGACAATGGCAGACGTTCCGCCCAGGAATCATTGTCCCATATACAttactgttgttattattaatgttcAGTCTGTAATAATTAGATGCCACATATTCACACAAGTACCTCTTTTTATCTTTTGGGAAGCAGGAATCCAAAACTTCGATGCAGACAAGGGAAAATCCACCATCCTCAGTGAATCTCCCTATCCCACTGCTTTCACCGGCAGCCCCCCCAAGAACTACTACCTGACGAAGGTGGGACGTCAGCAGGTATTCCCCTGTCAGCAGTCCCGTGGGATTGTATATTTCAGAGTCGGGGATGAAGGAAACTGCACCTCGGCCAACTGCAATGGAATATTGCCGGCTGGCTCCACTGTCAGGTAATCTGCTCACTGGGCTCCAGTCAATCCTTCAAACCCCTATTCCAATCCAGACACAGAACGGCTCAGTAAAGCTCTCTTACTGTATCTCCGCTCACTCTATCTGGTAAGCAGCATCCCTGTGGTGCTGCCAAGCTTCATGTCTATAATGCATCACAACAACACTGAGCTCATCATATATCAATCAAAGCAATAGATTCCACATGTTGTGCTTGTTAGCGGTGGTATTGATCTCTTTCGGGGCCCACCATGATTTATGTGAGTAAAACCATGGATGCACGGTGCTTTAATGTGCCACAAGTAGGTTTCTTGTCATTGATactaaaaataaagattaagtAGTATACTTAAGTGAATGAAATGTAAACTAGAAGACTGCACGGCACCTTCTGGTCATTATATGACAAACTCTGCCCCCTAATGGGATCTAAGTAAATTGCTTTTACTCGAGGTTAGAGTGAAAAAGAACACTTTGGTCTGGTAttcattttgaaactttttcattttggttttcGCCCCATGAGGTAGTGTATTAATATTTGTGTGTGGAAGAGTAAATGGATCTTGCTTTAGAATTTAATGTCTCTCTCTGTACAAGACAGCCAAGTTCAAGAGTCTTTTAAAATCATTAAGCAAAGCTGAAAAGAACTAAACCATTACTCCTTTGTCGTTTCCAGGGTGAAGTATGTTCTCGTTGACCCAGCGAGCAGAAATGTGACCACAGAAACCTATTGGTCTCAAAATATTACTCTTTACAGCTGTAAGTCCTTTTTGGTCTTTTTCTTATTCATGTAAATACATCTTTTAAAGCTACATATGTATCTGTGCTGAATACAGAGCAGGGAGTGGACTGTGTTTGTGATTTCTGCTGTGCTAAGACATTGTTTTATTGGAAGAGTAAAATAGTTGCAATTAAAGCCCATTTAGTttcattctttttctgtttttttttaagaatttaaaacaaatgttgttGTCATGTCAATTTAGCTTTTTGACAGACCTATTTCAGTTGAACTGAACCAGTTCAACACACAGTTGTACTGCAAGACAGATTCTGCTCTCGATGTAGCCAGGCAGTCACTCTAGAAATTAAGTGAGGTCATTCATAACCACAAAACCCAACACCAACAGGGTAAATGTGCACAATCACTGAATCCTGGCCTTCATTTCTCGGCAGCGACGGATCCAGTGGTCATCTTTGATGGAATCAGGCAACGCTCTGCAGGGATGATTGTCATCACCTCTATCTTGAGTGTCCTTctcttcctgctgctgctgctgctcattGCAGGCTTGATCTATGCCAAGTAAGTTGGATAAATCGCAGATCTTTGAAAAGTCTTTCATTTGCAAAGTCCACATTCTAGTTTTATTGCCTAAGAGTTAATCAGGCCGTTATTCCTTGCACCAGTCTTAGGGCTGCGGTTATAAgatgataaaataattaattaaaggaAAAATGTACTCCAGTACTAGGAAGGAAACTGATGAGTGATAGTTCTCCAGTTTCTAGAGTCATATTAAACcctaatgaaaagaaaacatctgttttttttaaagaggctTAGCACTAATTATTAATCAAAATCCAACAATCAGCATAATATgacctgatgtacagtatgcatagaGGACAACATTGGCCAAAAACATCACTAACCCATTGCAGAGAAAATGAAAGAtgtcttttttcaaaaactaaaaGCACCTGTAAAAGTATAGCCCAAGCACTAGCTTAACTCTTCTGTCTCTATCTTTGCAGCAGACACAGGTGTTGGAAGCAGCACAAAGAAGGTATCCCAGCCAAACTGGGCTCCTTACGGATCAAGAAGTATGACACACACAACTTACAAAGAACCCAGCCCCAAGAGTCCCAGAAAGTACAGGATGGAGTTAAAAGGTACATTGAACCTGGCATGCCCAACCAATACTCCTTCCCCGAAGACATTCCAGAGCTTCAGGACTCCAACAGCATCCAGAACTATCAGACACATAACTTGCAAAATGATGGCCTTTATGCCAACCCTATTTAAACCAGCCGACAAACAACTCGCAGAGGTGTCGTTTTGAGAGGTTGCCTTGATTCCGCACAAATGCCGTTGAATTTTCAAATTGataaatttgtaattatttttacccATTTACCACCCCATGTCTGACCATCTAGCTGTAACAGATTTCTAAGTCACTCACAAAACAGCCTCTGAAATGAAAGTCTGAAGACACAGAAGCCCTAGATGAGTATGATACAATGAGGCATATATGCCACCCAGAGGACACATCTCACAAAGTACCGGTCAGTCTATGGTTTACAACCAGTGTAAGAGCACGTCCCACTGACAGACAGTCCAGCCTGAACTGGAACCCATCTCTGTGAGCAATCCAGCAATCTGTGAGATTGGAGAACATGGAGAACATGAGCAAGCAAATAATGTTTACGACTTGAAAATGAGTTCTTTCACTTTGTAAATCTTAAGGAACTAAAGGGTAAACTGGTTGTGCGATCTTTTATATTATGAAGGATGGGCAGTGAGAGGTTTTTTGTATTAACCTTCGACTGGAAATCTGTATAAATATCATTATTGAGTTGTGCGTTATTGTTGCAGTGGGAAAATATTTAATCTCACAGTGAAAAAACTGACATGTGCACTGAACATAATATACATTGTTAAAATCCCCACTTGAGGGTTCCATTGTCCCACAGAAACATTAGCATCATACAAAGCATTACACTgaatagtttaaaataaacctGGGGCAcatcatttgaaaatatttttcacaccTTGATCCATTATtgattgtttttgtatttaaggGGTTGTTCTGGGATTCTGGGATTTTTATTTACTCCACTCTCAGCTGTCTCATTAtttattcagtatttaaaccttgTTGTCTACTGTAGGGAGCTATGCTGAATTTAAGTTAAAACCTATGTGTATTTTAGTATTTTCTCCACATCGGGTATAggtttatataaatgtaaatgcacACTCGGACTACTTGATATGCCATAATACAGTGTATATCAAtataagataaaaaaatgtgtcctgtgtttgtgtgtccctTCGATTGTGTAGAGAATATGTCTCACTACAAACTAAAAGTTGATACTCTGGCATCTTGAAATGTAATTGCTGgaagagatccttggatcaattaagtattaattaccaaacaggcttgttcctttgctggaccacatactgtatagtcatACCTGTGTTCAAAACATCTGCTTTTTGCATCTTCCAAAAACTTGCTTAATGCATTAGCATTACATTTCACGTTTATTCACAGGGCCCATGCTACTCCTCTTAGGAGAGTTCGGATGAGGTTATAAACAGATCCTGGCTGTCAGCTCTGTAAGTCCAGGTAACGGGAACAGGTTTACACGTTTTTAGGAGCGTCtcaaaattaatacattttgaaaatatgcGGGATCTGTGTAGAGCTATAACTTAGGTATTAGTCACCTGACTGTTACGCTCTGATCTCAGTTAACGATAATCCAAGCGAGTTCTCTTAGCAGGGATGATTGCAGCAAAGACTATTCAGAGAGGGTGGATACAGCCTGCTATTAATTGTCTTGTGTTTGGATGGGaattaaaattctattttgCTTGGGCCACAGCTCGTCAGCTCTCTGTCTCTATCAGTACTCGGGCGATTTGGGACCCTCGTAAAGATGCGATAGTGGTGTCTGGCGACTAAGTTTCTTATTCcccttgtttatttttcatacttTTGTTTTGACTGAAACACTGTAATATACATTGTATCTCTGGAAGaagtgtatgtttttttaattatgtaattGTCTTTGTTTCCTCCCCCGTGGGCTTGGGGtagaaataaatcaaaataaattaatcgcTAAAAAACATGTGGCTTTCACCCCCTCCGCCACCCTgtcctgttgtactgtactcaGGTGACGCTGCAAAGCAGTCAGGTAGAAAAGAAATTCTAGAAGAAGGCGAGGCCAAGCATAGTTTAACGGATACGGTGCGTAACAAGTGTTACTTCAGGTGTCGCCTGTCTAACGgaactgtcattttaaaagaagacCTGCGACATTATCCTGTACCTGACTTTCCTGGagagaaagttaaaaaaaagtgattgtCATGCTTCTCCTGGAGTTGTGTTTTATCGCCGTGCTTTTTGGCAGCCAAGCTCAAAGTAAGTAGTTCATCAGCTCCAGCTGCGTCTTTGTGTCTTGATTACCGGTTATATTAGTGTAGTTATTCAGTACCTAAATACTGTACCACTGCTTGACGTCAGTCGGTTGCCTTTGGTTGGTATATTTAAGAACTACAAACATAACGACTTGGACCCTGtttataattgctttttaaTTCCTCATGGACTTACAGTATGAAGTCGTGGCAGGATAGACGAGGTTCGGGGGGGAGCTTATTTTAGTCTTTATCCGAGAATAGTGTTGTTAACAGACTACAACGGAATGTGTTCTTTATGGATGACTAGCGATGTCCTGTTTTATTCCTGCCATACCAGGGACGTTGTAACTAAAGCACACTTCTCAACAGTGGAAAGAGATACAGTAGCTATGGTGGTATGTACGGGAGGACTGCGTCTAAAAGAGTAACTTTACCATACAGTACCTTATTAATTCTGCCTGAATGGTGTCTTCTGAATTGAGAGGTATATAGATACCATGAGTTATAAGCTCTAGAGAAATAGAGCAGAGGACTTGCTGAATACACTTCACAGTGTTGTAGAGTATACTGTACTGAAGGAGCAGGACACTCTGAAGGTTTGCTATGCTAAGCTGGTGTGCAAGACACAGTTGTTCTAATTTAAACGAACATGTCTGTTTGATGTAGAGGGCGGGGTATGTACACTGCCCAGAGCACTAGGCCATGTTATGGTCAGTACAACAGAGAGCATTATTGCAGAAACTGAAACTCTCAGCGCAGCTATTCCTGTAGTCAGCCAAAATGCCCAATT
Encoded here:
- the LOC102684290 gene encoding uroplakin-3b-like protein 1 isoform X1 translates to MALLTAAVLYCVSVWTVAGKVTSVEYTPEITAYNMAGRVTGTTMVMKQPRCYFDNQLLLPCTPDKCEIWLVAAVGSGIQNFDADKGKSTILSESPYPTAFTGSPPKNYYLTKVGRQQVFPCQQSRGIVYFRVGDEGNCTSANCNGILPAGSTVRVKYVLVDPASRNVTTETYWSQNITLYSSTDPVVIFDGIRQRSAGMIVITSILSVLLFLLLLLLIAGLIYANRHRCWKQHKEGIPAKLGSLRIKKYDTHNLQRTQPQESQKVQDGVKRYIEPGMPNQYSFPEDIPELQDSNSIQNYQTHNLQNDGLYANPI